A window of the Tenebrio molitor chromosome 1, icTenMoli1.1, whole genome shotgun sequence genome harbors these coding sequences:
- the Picot gene encoding putative inorganic phosphate cotransporter isoform X1, whose protein sequence is MKGNVKNGTTNNARYTVVFDQENINTQTQKKKSGWFGTRHFVTFMLFLGMANAYVMRTNMSVAIVAMVNHTAIEAKVSSHDEPIDTECGDVAIDRGNGSLSENDGEFVWETDIQGYVLSSFFYGYVITQIPFGILSKRYGNIYFLGVGMLINSVFGLLVPISANMGIWWLIAVRFIQGLGEGPIVPCTHALLAKWIPPNERSRMGAFVYAGAQFGTVISMPLSGLLSISTGGWPSIFYVFGAVGTVWCIAFLFLVFEDPEANPRMNIDEKKYIQKALGNKTGAPIPPIPWKSIAKSLPFWAILLAHMGHNYGYETLMTELPTYMKQVLHFSIKDNGFLSALPYLAMWLFSIFISHVADWLLTKPCFTHTIVRKLINGIGQYGPALALVAASFTGCDRWLTVAILTIGVGLNGGIYSGFKVNHLDISPQFAGILMAFTNCLANLAGLLAPIYAGNVVLGTPSQAKWRIVFVTAAGVYAACCTFYTLFASGERQPWDTQEEPDKKKESDTDPEIVTTRT, encoded by the exons atGAAAGGCAACGTGAAAAATGGAACCACAAATAACGCAAGATACACAGTCGTTTTCGACCAAGAAAACATCAACACTCAAACGCAGAAAAAGAAGTCAG GATGGTTTGGCACCAGACATTTTGTTACGTTTATGCTGTTTCTTGGAATGGCAAACGCGTATGTTATGAGGACAAATATGTCGGTGGCTATTGTTGCCATGGTTAACCATACAGCAATTGAAGCCAAAGTCTCCAGCCATGATGAACCCATCGATACTGAATGTGGGGATGTCGCAATTGATCGg GGCAACGGATCTCTTTCCGAAAATGATGGCGAATTTGTTTGGGAAACTGACATCCAAGGCTACGTACTAAGTTCGTTCTTTTACGGTTACGTGATAACCCAAATCCCTTTTGGTATTTTGTCGAAGCGTTACGGCAACATCTATTTCCTCGGCGTGGGGATGTTGATTAACTCTGTATTTGGATTACTGGTGCCCATATCAGCAAATATGGGCATCTGGTGGCTAATAGCCGTGAGATTCATTCAAGGCCTTGGAGAG GGCCCTATTGTCCCATGCACACACGCTCTTCTGGCAAAATGGATCCCTCCTAACGAGAGAAGTCGAATGGGTGCTTTCGTTTATGCAG GAGCACAATTTGGAACTGTTATATCAATGCCGTTGAGTGGTCTACTATCCATATCCACTGGTGGTTGGCCGTCCATCTTCTATGTTTTCGGAGCCGTCGGGACAGTTTGGTGCATTGCTTTCTTATTCCTTGTTTTTGAAGATCCGGAAGCTAATCCGAGAATGAATATAGACGAGAAAAAGTATATTCAAAAAGCTTTAGGAAACAAAACTGGTGCTCCT attCCGCCCATTCCTTGGAAATCCATTGCAAAATCGCTGCCTTTCTGGGCCATTTTATTGGCTCATATGGGACACAATTATGGTTATGAAACCTTGATGACTGAATTACCAACTTACATGAAACAAGTGTTACATTTCAGTATTAAAGAC AATGGCTTTCTTTCGGCCTTACCATATTTAGCGATGTGGTTGTTTTCCATCTTTATTAGCCACGTTGCCGATTGGTTATTAACCAAACCATGCTTCACTCATACTATTGTACGCAAATTGATAAATGGAATTG gTCAATATGGGCCAGCCTTAGCTCTGGTAGCAGCTTCATTTACCGGTTGCGATCGTTGGTTAACTGTTGCTATTCTGACCATCGGTGTGGGTTTGAACGGTGGAATATACTCCGGATTCAAGGTTAACCATCTGGACATTTCACCTCAATTTGCAGGAATTTTGATGGCATTCACAAATTGTTTAGCTAACCTCGCTGGTTTGCTGGCTCCAATATACGCTGGAAACGTAGTTTTGGGAACG CCCAGTCAAGCAAAATGGCGCATCGTGTTTGTTACGGCTGCAGGTGTATACGCCGCCTGCTGTACATTCTATACTTTGTTTGCTTCTGGTGAACGACAGCCTTGGGATACGCAAGAAGAACCAGATAAAAAGAAAGAATCAGATACTGATCCCGAGATTGTGACAACGCGTACTTGA
- the Picot gene encoding putative inorganic phosphate cotransporter isoform X2 has translation MLFLGMANAYVMRTNMSVAIVAMVNHTAIEAKVSSHDEPIDTECGDVAIDRGNGSLSENDGEFVWETDIQGYVLSSFFYGYVITQIPFGILSKRYGNIYFLGVGMLINSVFGLLVPISANMGIWWLIAVRFIQGLGEGPIVPCTHALLAKWIPPNERSRMGAFVYAGAQFGTVISMPLSGLLSISTGGWPSIFYVFGAVGTVWCIAFLFLVFEDPEANPRMNIDEKKYIQKALGNKTGAPIPPIPWKSIAKSLPFWAILLAHMGHNYGYETLMTELPTYMKQVLHFSIKDNGFLSALPYLAMWLFSIFISHVADWLLTKPCFTHTIVRKLINGIGQYGPALALVAASFTGCDRWLTVAILTIGVGLNGGIYSGFKVNHLDISPQFAGILMAFTNCLANLAGLLAPIYAGNVVLGTPSQAKWRIVFVTAAGVYAACCTFYTLFASGERQPWDTQEEPDKKKESDTDPEIVTTRT, from the exons ATGCTGTTTCTTGGAATGGCAAACGCGTATGTTATGAGGACAAATATGTCGGTGGCTATTGTTGCCATGGTTAACCATACAGCAATTGAAGCCAAAGTCTCCAGCCATGATGAACCCATCGATACTGAATGTGGGGATGTCGCAATTGATCGg GGCAACGGATCTCTTTCCGAAAATGATGGCGAATTTGTTTGGGAAACTGACATCCAAGGCTACGTACTAAGTTCGTTCTTTTACGGTTACGTGATAACCCAAATCCCTTTTGGTATTTTGTCGAAGCGTTACGGCAACATCTATTTCCTCGGCGTGGGGATGTTGATTAACTCTGTATTTGGATTACTGGTGCCCATATCAGCAAATATGGGCATCTGGTGGCTAATAGCCGTGAGATTCATTCAAGGCCTTGGAGAG GGCCCTATTGTCCCATGCACACACGCTCTTCTGGCAAAATGGATCCCTCCTAACGAGAGAAGTCGAATGGGTGCTTTCGTTTATGCAG GAGCACAATTTGGAACTGTTATATCAATGCCGTTGAGTGGTCTACTATCCATATCCACTGGTGGTTGGCCGTCCATCTTCTATGTTTTCGGAGCCGTCGGGACAGTTTGGTGCATTGCTTTCTTATTCCTTGTTTTTGAAGATCCGGAAGCTAATCCGAGAATGAATATAGACGAGAAAAAGTATATTCAAAAAGCTTTAGGAAACAAAACTGGTGCTCCT attCCGCCCATTCCTTGGAAATCCATTGCAAAATCGCTGCCTTTCTGGGCCATTTTATTGGCTCATATGGGACACAATTATGGTTATGAAACCTTGATGACTGAATTACCAACTTACATGAAACAAGTGTTACATTTCAGTATTAAAGAC AATGGCTTTCTTTCGGCCTTACCATATTTAGCGATGTGGTTGTTTTCCATCTTTATTAGCCACGTTGCCGATTGGTTATTAACCAAACCATGCTTCACTCATACTATTGTACGCAAATTGATAAATGGAATTG gTCAATATGGGCCAGCCTTAGCTCTGGTAGCAGCTTCATTTACCGGTTGCGATCGTTGGTTAACTGTTGCTATTCTGACCATCGGTGTGGGTTTGAACGGTGGAATATACTCCGGATTCAAGGTTAACCATCTGGACATTTCACCTCAATTTGCAGGAATTTTGATGGCATTCACAAATTGTTTAGCTAACCTCGCTGGTTTGCTGGCTCCAATATACGCTGGAAACGTAGTTTTGGGAACG CCCAGTCAAGCAAAATGGCGCATCGTGTTTGTTACGGCTGCAGGTGTATACGCCGCCTGCTGTACATTCTATACTTTGTTTGCTTCTGGTGAACGACAGCCTTGGGATACGCAAGAAGAACCAGATAAAAAGAAAGAATCAGATACTGATCCCGAGATTGTGACAACGCGTACTTGA